From the genome of Muricauda sp. SCSIO 64092, one region includes:
- a CDS encoding RagB/SusD family nutrient uptake outer membrane protein has translation MKNRILITILAFCPLLHWNCTDLEEERLDESEFGGQAELVSGSIAPAYGYVSRVWLHTRYFGLQLLAADEGILPFRGGTDWFDGGKFIATHAHTMTPTNDLIGDSWNEVTINISRTLAAIEVLEPLAENGDNEAQGALHEMRALRAYLNILLLDSWGVVLRKESSAELSEVLRGQDAVDYIESELLAVVDVINATRGPGRMTQAAVWGLLARLHLNAAVYRDPYGTPNFSAGDMDEVIRYTDNIINSGNFALSPEYFDLFNDDNNSNPELIFALDQRGQLEDEHSRWAYWSIAGDMFPRPESPRADGTDGPAFTSDFVQTWFDAYGATDPAEADARFYQRNTLIPDAQLQDFENREKLIATETENSFYCIDPDDFEMDRGILRGIQWGPRKGDDGAFLTCDGGQVRIYPVQLTRGSGPDRDVAYVNHTFDIDFTNEGSLHNKGYRCSKYQFSRTSPDGNDFSSVDLVLMRLAEIYLMRAEAKLRNGDAAGALADVNAVRTSRTARPEQTPEALTSLDLDILFRERGFELYWEGFRRGDQIRFGKYEDSWTEKTNTDVNKRLFPIPQSAVDAASGIDGFLEQNPGY, from the coding sequence ATGAAAAATAGAATCTTAATCACAATCTTGGCTTTTTGCCCCTTGTTACATTGGAACTGTACGGATTTAGAGGAAGAACGTTTGGACGAATCCGAATTTGGGGGCCAAGCGGAACTTGTTAGCGGGTCCATTGCCCCTGCTTATGGTTATGTTTCCCGGGTTTGGCTGCATACGCGTTATTTTGGCTTGCAACTGCTAGCTGCAGATGAGGGTATCCTGCCTTTTCGTGGCGGAACCGACTGGTTTGATGGTGGGAAGTTTATCGCTACCCATGCCCATACCATGACACCTACCAATGACCTCATTGGCGATAGCTGGAACGAGGTGACCATAAATATATCCAGGACCTTGGCGGCCATTGAGGTCTTGGAACCACTGGCAGAAAACGGGGATAATGAAGCCCAAGGGGCATTGCACGAAATGAGGGCCTTGAGGGCCTATCTAAATATATTGTTGTTGGACAGTTGGGGAGTGGTACTTAGAAAAGAGTCATCCGCAGAACTATCCGAAGTGTTACGGGGCCAGGATGCCGTGGACTATATTGAAAGTGAGCTATTGGCCGTTGTGGATGTCATCAATGCCACCAGGGGCCCTGGCCGAATGACCCAAGCGGCGGTTTGGGGGCTTTTGGCCAGGTTACATCTTAATGCGGCAGTATACCGTGATCCCTATGGAACACCAAATTTCTCCGCTGGGGATATGGACGAAGTCATTAGGTACACCGATAATATCATAAATTCCGGAAACTTTGCCTTATCGCCCGAATACTTTGACCTGTTCAACGATGACAACAACAGTAACCCAGAACTCATCTTTGCATTGGACCAACGAGGTCAATTGGAAGATGAACACAGCAGATGGGCCTACTGGTCCATAGCCGGGGATATGTTTCCAAGACCGGAATCCCCAAGGGCCGATGGTACGGATGGACCTGCCTTTACCTCGGATTTTGTACAGACCTGGTTCGATGCCTACGGAGCTACCGATCCTGCTGAGGCCGACGCACGATTCTACCAACGGAATACACTAATTCCTGACGCACAATTGCAAGACTTTGAAAATCGTGAAAAACTAATTGCCACAGAAACTGAAAACAGCTTTTATTGCATCGATCCAGACGATTTTGAAATGGATAGGGGTATTCTACGGGGAATTCAATGGGGACCCCGAAAGGGTGACGATGGTGCCTTTTTGACCTGTGATGGGGGGCAGGTACGGATTTATCCGGTCCAACTAACCCGGGGAAGTGGTCCAGATCGTGACGTGGCCTACGTAAACCATACCTTTGATATTGATTTTACAAATGAAGGTTCCCTGCACAACAAAGGCTACCGCTGTTCCAAATACCAGTTTAGTCGGACCTCCCCTGACGGAAATGATTTTAGTAGTGTGGATTTGGTCTTGATGCGTTTGGCCGAGATTTATCTCATGCGTGCCGAAGCCAAACTGAGAAATGGGGATGCAGCCGGTGCTTTGGCCGATGTCAATGCCGTACGGACATCAAGGACTGCCCGTCCGGAGCAGACCCCAGAGGCGTTGACTTCCCTGGATTTGGACATCCTTTTCCGTGAACGTGGTTTTGAGTTGTATTGGGAAGGTTTTAGGCGTGGGGATCAAATCCGTTTTGGAAAATACGAAGATTCCTGGACGGAGAAAACAAATACGGATGTCAACAAAAGGTTGTTCCCCATTCCACAAAGTGCTGTGGATGCCGCGTCGGGAATTGATGGCTTTTTAGAGCAGAATCCAGGATATTAA